The following proteins are co-located in the Peromyscus maniculatus bairdii isolate BWxNUB_F1_BW_parent chromosome 23, HU_Pman_BW_mat_3.1, whole genome shotgun sequence genome:
- the LOC143270360 gene encoding CD209 antigen-like protein A isoform X1 gives MSDSKEMGKKQLGPLDEDQLIASPTRYSIKGFGFQPNSGFGSFTGHLGLGHVPLALQVFFLVVFSVLLLVVLVKVFKIPSSPGQEQSSQEKVYQELTQLKAGVDRLCRPCPWDWTPFQESCYFFSVSQKTWNDSATACQNVGAQLVVIKSDEEQKFLQQTSKKRGYTWMGLIDMHKESTWHWVDGSPLTLSFMKYWNEGEPNNVGDEDCAEFRGDGWNDTKCDNKKFWICKKPKTSCPSE, from the exons ATGAGTGACTCCAAGGAAATGGGGAAGAAGCAGCTTGGCCCTCTGG ATGAGGACCAACTGATAGCCAGCCCCACCAGGTACTCCATCAAAGGCTTTGGCTTCCAACCCAATTCTGGATTCGGTAGTTTCACTG GGCACCTGGGCCTCGGCCATGTCCCCTTGGCACTGCAGGTTTTCTTCCTGGTTGTCTTCTCGGTGCTGCTGCTGGTCGTCCTTGTCAAAG TGTTCAAGATCCCCAGTTCTCCAGGACAGGAGCAATCCAGCCAAGAGAAGGTCTACCAGGAACTGACCCAGCTGAAGGCTGGGGTAG ATCGCCTGTGCCGCCCCTGTCCCTGGGACTGGACGCCCTTCCAAGAAAGCTGCtactttttctctgtgtcccagaaGACCTGGAATGATTCTGCCACGGCCTGCCAGAATGTGGGGGCTCAACTTGTAGTCATCAAGAGTGATGAAGAGCAG aagtttctacAACAGACTTCTAAGAAGAGAGGCTACACTTGGATGGGGCTCATCGACATGCATAAGGAATCCACATGGCACTGGGTGGACGGCTCACCTCTGACGCTCAG TTTCATGAAGTATTGGAACGAAGGGGAACCCAACAACGTAGGGGATGAAGACTGTGCGGAGTTCAGAGGGGACGGCTGGAACGACACCAAATGTGACAACAAGAAATTCTGGATCtgcaaaaaacccaaaacttccTGCCCTAGCGAGTGA
- the LOC143270360 gene encoding CD209 antigen-like protein A isoform X2, producing MSDSKEMGKKQLGPLGHLGLGHVPLALQVFFLVVFSVLLLVVLVKVFKIPSSPGQEQSSQEKVYQELTQLKAGVDRLCRPCPWDWTPFQESCYFFSVSQKTWNDSATACQNVGAQLVVIKSDEEQKFLQQTSKKRGYTWMGLIDMHKESTWHWVDGSPLTLSFMKYWNEGEPNNVGDEDCAEFRGDGWNDTKCDNKKFWICKKPKTSCPSE from the exons ATGAGTGACTCCAAGGAAATGGGGAAGAAGCAGCTTGGCCCTCTGG GGCACCTGGGCCTCGGCCATGTCCCCTTGGCACTGCAGGTTTTCTTCCTGGTTGTCTTCTCGGTGCTGCTGCTGGTCGTCCTTGTCAAAG TGTTCAAGATCCCCAGTTCTCCAGGACAGGAGCAATCCAGCCAAGAGAAGGTCTACCAGGAACTGACCCAGCTGAAGGCTGGGGTAG ATCGCCTGTGCCGCCCCTGTCCCTGGGACTGGACGCCCTTCCAAGAAAGCTGCtactttttctctgtgtcccagaaGACCTGGAATGATTCTGCCACGGCCTGCCAGAATGTGGGGGCTCAACTTGTAGTCATCAAGAGTGATGAAGAGCAG aagtttctacAACAGACTTCTAAGAAGAGAGGCTACACTTGGATGGGGCTCATCGACATGCATAAGGAATCCACATGGCACTGGGTGGACGGCTCACCTCTGACGCTCAG TTTCATGAAGTATTGGAACGAAGGGGAACCCAACAACGTAGGGGATGAAGACTGTGCGGAGTTCAGAGGGGACGGCTGGAACGACACCAAATGTGACAACAAGAAATTCTGGATCtgcaaaaaacccaaaacttccTGCCCTAGCGAGTGA
- the LOC143270360 gene encoding CD209 antigen-like protein A isoform X3 has translation MSDSKEMGKKQLGPLVFKIPSSPGQEQSSQEKVYQELTQLKAGVDRLCRPCPWDWTPFQESCYFFSVSQKTWNDSATACQNVGAQLVVIKSDEEQKFLQQTSKKRGYTWMGLIDMHKESTWHWVDGSPLTLSFMKYWNEGEPNNVGDEDCAEFRGDGWNDTKCDNKKFWICKKPKTSCPSE, from the exons ATGAGTGACTCCAAGGAAATGGGGAAGAAGCAGCTTGGCCCTCTGG TGTTCAAGATCCCCAGTTCTCCAGGACAGGAGCAATCCAGCCAAGAGAAGGTCTACCAGGAACTGACCCAGCTGAAGGCTGGGGTAG ATCGCCTGTGCCGCCCCTGTCCCTGGGACTGGACGCCCTTCCAAGAAAGCTGCtactttttctctgtgtcccagaaGACCTGGAATGATTCTGCCACGGCCTGCCAGAATGTGGGGGCTCAACTTGTAGTCATCAAGAGTGATGAAGAGCAG aagtttctacAACAGACTTCTAAGAAGAGAGGCTACACTTGGATGGGGCTCATCGACATGCATAAGGAATCCACATGGCACTGGGTGGACGGCTCACCTCTGACGCTCAG TTTCATGAAGTATTGGAACGAAGGGGAACCCAACAACGTAGGGGATGAAGACTGTGCGGAGTTCAGAGGGGACGGCTGGAACGACACCAAATGTGACAACAAGAAATTCTGGATCtgcaaaaaacccaaaacttccTGCCCTAGCGAGTGA